One part of the Streptomyces lydicus genome encodes these proteins:
- a CDS encoding glycerol-3-phosphate dehydrogenase/oxidase, with translation MSTLQSAPALGTHPAHGSHASRAETREQLSKATYDLLVIGGGILGISTAWHAAQAGLRVALVDAGDFAGATSSASSKLLHGGLRYLQTGAVKLVAENHFERRAVSREVAPHLANPLTFYLPVYKGGPHGAAKLGAGVFAYSALSAFGDGVGHVISPAKAQRDVPELRTENLKAVAVYGDDQMNDSRMALMTVRAAVAAGATVLNHAEVTGLRFTQGRVTGAELKDRTDGQEFGVNARLVLNATGPWVDHLRKMEDPNAAPSIRLSKGAHLVLKRTSPWKAALATPIDKYRITFALPWEDMLLLGTTDEEYEGDPADVAVTEKDTAQILDEAAFSVRDQQLSRDLITYSFAGLRVLPGGPGDTSKAKRETVVTEGSGGMLSVAGGKWTTFRHIGRTVMNKLAALPGHPLADDMEPIAHLPKKLPLPGIANPNAVAHRLLVDGGTPGPRMAPETARHLATHYGSLSFDIARLANEDPALAERIHPDAPEIWAQVVYARDNEWAETVDDVLRRRTTLTIRGLDTEDVRARVKGMLED, from the coding sequence ATGAGCACCCTGCAGAGCGCCCCGGCACTCGGGACGCACCCGGCCCACGGTTCGCACGCGAGCCGCGCCGAGACCCGGGAGCAGCTTTCCAAGGCAACGTACGACCTCCTGGTGATCGGTGGCGGCATCCTGGGCATCTCCACTGCCTGGCACGCCGCGCAGGCCGGGCTGCGGGTGGCCCTGGTGGACGCCGGCGACTTCGCCGGCGCCACCTCCTCCGCCTCCTCCAAGCTGCTGCACGGCGGTCTGCGCTACCTGCAGACCGGCGCGGTCAAGCTGGTCGCGGAGAACCACTTCGAGCGGCGTGCGGTCTCCCGTGAGGTGGCACCGCACCTCGCCAACCCCCTGACCTTCTACCTGCCGGTCTACAAGGGCGGCCCGCACGGCGCGGCCAAGCTCGGCGCGGGCGTCTTCGCCTACTCCGCGCTCTCCGCGTTCGGTGACGGCGTCGGCCACGTCATATCCCCGGCCAAGGCGCAGCGCGACGTGCCCGAGCTGCGGACGGAGAACCTCAAGGCCGTGGCCGTCTACGGCGACGACCAGATGAACGACTCCCGGATGGCCCTGATGACCGTCCGTGCCGCGGTCGCGGCCGGCGCCACGGTCCTCAACCACGCCGAGGTCACCGGACTGCGCTTCACCCAGGGCCGGGTCACCGGCGCGGAGCTCAAGGACCGCACCGACGGCCAGGAGTTCGGCGTCAACGCCCGCCTGGTGCTCAACGCCACCGGCCCGTGGGTCGACCACCTGCGCAAGATGGAGGACCCGAACGCGGCCCCCTCCATCCGCCTGTCGAAGGGCGCGCACCTGGTCCTCAAGCGCACCTCCCCCTGGAAGGCGGCGCTGGCCACCCCGATCGACAAGTACCGCATCACCTTCGCCCTCCCCTGGGAGGACATGCTCCTGCTGGGCACCACCGACGAGGAGTACGAGGGCGACCCGGCGGACGTCGCGGTCACCGAGAAGGACACCGCCCAGATCCTGGACGAGGCCGCCTTCTCGGTCCGCGACCAGCAGCTGTCGCGCGATCTGATCACGTACTCCTTCGCGGGTCTGCGGGTGCTGCCCGGCGGCCCCGGCGACACCTCCAAGGCCAAGCGCGAGACGGTGGTGACCGAGGGCAGCGGCGGCATGCTGTCGGTGGCCGGCGGCAAGTGGACGACCTTCCGCCACATCGGCCGTACGGTCATGAACAAGCTCGCCGCGCTGCCCGGCCACCCGCTGGCCGACGACATGGAGCCGATCGCGCACCTGCCGAAGAAGCTCCCGCTGCCCGGTATCGCCAACCCCAACGCGGTCGCGCACCGGCTGCTCGTCGACGGCGGCACGCCCGGCCCGCGGATGGCCCCGGAGACCGCCCGTCACCTCGCCACCCACTACGGCTCGCTGTCCTTCGACATCGCCCGGCTGGCGAACGAGGACCCGGCGCTGGCCGAGCGCATCCACCCCGACGCGCCGGAGATCTGGGCGCAGGTCGTCTACGCCCGCGACAACGAGTGGGCCGAGACGGTCGACGACGTGCTGCGCCGCCGTACGACCCTGACGATCCGCGGTCTGGACACGGAGGACGTCCGGGCCAGGGTCAAGGGCATGCTGGAGGACTGA